From the Butyrivibrio fibrisolvens genome, one window contains:
- a CDS encoding MATE family efflux transporter has translation MDKSFQSEVAKIAIPVALQSMLQSSFSMIDQIMVGQLGEKSIAAVEIAAKPSFIYAFVIGAVGTIAGIMISQYIGKKDIPAEEKSVCVNTLIMLIVGLLFMAISGLFARPFIALFTEDSLVITEGTHYLQLIGLTYIPLGISNICGVAIRCRGRSSWPLYVGALSAGINTLFNYCLIFGNFGMPKLGVRGAAIASVISQLVGALISLLLLFRLYKNMHISIRLGRDGYIQYFAMLLPVVVNEFLWSVGQSINTFVYGHIGTKELAGMSLTGSVQGLTIGAMSGLAQAAGILIGKRLGEREYKKAYEESKKLCIYGFIGTVFFSMMLVILRYHYVGIFNVSGDVRRIGAEILLAFAVLMPVKVQNMILGGGIIRSGGRTKYIMIIDILGTWLVGVPLALFTGLYLRLPIALVYFILSQEELVRFVISVFMFRSRKWMNTI, from the coding sequence GTGGATAAGTCTTTTCAAAGTGAAGTTGCAAAAATAGCCATACCTGTGGCGCTTCAATCCATGCTGCAGTCATCATTTTCAATGATTGATCAGATTATGGTGGGGCAGCTGGGAGAAAAGAGCATAGCAGCTGTGGAGATAGCAGCTAAACCAAGCTTTATCTATGCATTTGTCATTGGCGCAGTTGGGACAATTGCCGGGATTATGATATCTCAGTACATTGGAAAAAAAGATATCCCGGCAGAAGAGAAATCAGTTTGTGTTAATACACTTATCATGCTTATCGTGGGCTTATTATTCATGGCAATATCAGGCCTTTTTGCCAGACCCTTTATCGCACTTTTTACTGAGGATAGTCTTGTCATCACTGAAGGAACACATTATCTTCAGCTCATAGGACTCACCTATATCCCGTTGGGGATAAGTAACATTTGCGGTGTTGCAATAAGATGCAGGGGAAGATCTTCCTGGCCGTTATATGTGGGAGCATTGTCTGCAGGCATAAACACTCTTTTTAATTACTGCCTGATATTTGGCAATTTTGGTATGCCCAAGCTGGGAGTGAGAGGAGCGGCCATCGCAAGCGTCATATCTCAGCTTGTGGGTGCTTTAATTTCGCTTTTGCTGCTTTTTAGGCTCTATAAAAACATGCACATATCAATAAGACTTGGAAGAGATGGGTATATTCAGTATTTTGCAATGCTCTTGCCGGTTGTTGTGAATGAGTTTTTATGGTCCGTGGGCCAGAGTATCAATACCTTTGTCTATGGACATATTGGGACAAAAGAACTGGCGGGTATGTCTCTGACAGGTTCTGTTCAGGGGCTGACTATCGGCGCCATGAGTGGTCTTGCTCAAGCGGCAGGGATTCTAATTGGAAAAAGACTTGGTGAGAGAGAATACAAAAAAGCCTATGAAGAGTCTAAGAAACTCTGCATTTATGGATTTATTGGTACTGTTTTCTTTTCTATGATGCTGGTAATACTACGCTATCATTATGTAGGTATCTTTAATGTGAGCGGTGACGTACGCCGTATTGGAGCTGAAATTCTGCTTGCTTTTGCAGTACTTATGCCTGTCAAGGTTCAGAACATGATACTTGGAGGCGGCATTATAAGAAGCGGTGGCAGGACCAAATATATCATGATAATAGATATACTGGGAACATGGCTTGTCGGGGTGCCACTGGCTCTTTTCACAGGACTGTACTTAAGGCTTCCCATTGCGCTGGTGTACTTTATTCTTTCTCAGGAAGAGTTGGTGAGATTTGTAATATCTGTATTTATGTTTCGAAGCAGAAAATGGATGAATACTATTTAA
- a CDS encoding class I SAM-dependent methyltransferase, which produces MRDYSEQHKKAWEYDAYDFWVKISGTPQERAQKDIADPIGMLKKYAVYFDSFEGIKIANICGSCGKKAIPLALLGADVTIFDISEDNKKYAMEVAASANVEIAFKVGDVLDIDLGRYAEYFDAVFMEGGILHYFHDIDEFMKMMNAILKPGGKIICSDFHPFTKIYDSLKLEQPTGSYFSTDIFEGEMAHARFYDEEIRKSMPKCSYRKYTVSEIINSILRNGFSLKQFDEHPSWEDERLPGEFTAIGIKYC; this is translated from the coding sequence ATGCGGGATTATAGTGAGCAGCATAAAAAAGCATGGGAGTATGATGCCTATGACTTTTGGGTTAAGATAAGCGGAACACCACAAGAAAGAGCACAGAAGGATATAGCGGATCCTATAGGAATGCTCAAAAAATATGCCGTATATTTTGATTCCTTTGAAGGTATAAAGATTGCAAATATCTGCGGATCTTGCGGAAAGAAAGCAATTCCGCTGGCACTTCTTGGGGCAGATGTCACTATTTTTGACATTTCTGAAGATAACAAAAAGTATGCGATGGAAGTAGCTGCTTCTGCGAATGTCGAGATTGCTTTTAAAGTTGGGGATGTGCTTGACATAGACCTTGGTAGGTATGCTGAATACTTTGATGCTGTTTTTATGGAGGGAGGAATACTTCACTATTTTCACGATATAGATGAGTTTATGAAAATGATGAATGCTATTCTTAAGCCAGGCGGAAAGATAATCTGCAGTGATTTTCATCCTTTTACAAAAATCTATGATAGTTTAAAGCTGGAACAGCCCACGGGGAGCTATTTTTCTACTGATATATTTGAGGGTGAAATGGCACATGCCAGATTTTACGATGAAGAAATAAGAAAAAGCATGCCCAAATGCAGTTATAGAAAATACACGGTAAGCGAAATCATAAACTCTATTCTAAGAAATGGATTTTCATTAAAACAGTTTGATGAGCACCCTTCCTGGGAAGATGAAAGGCTGCCTGGGGAGTTTACTGCGATAGGAATTAAGTACTGCTAA